A stretch of DNA from Agrobacterium cucumeris:
GTCGGTCATCGCTGCGTCCGTCTATGCCTTCGCGATCCTTCCGCTGATCGATGGTTTTGTGCCGCTTGTCGCTGCACTAGGCCTCTTCCTGATACCTGCAGGGATTTGCCTTGCCGTGCCTTCGCTTGCGATCGTCGGCATGGGCCTTTGTATAAACTTTCCACTTCTTCTTACTCTTCAGGCACATCAGAGCAGCGACTTCATAATGTTTGCAAACTCGGGTACCGCGACTGTTCTTGGGATGGTCTGGGCGATCGTGGTGTGCGGCATCTTTCGATCTGTGAGAGCAGAGACGAATGCCAGGAGGCTTTTCTCAGTGACACAGGCGCATGTTGCCGGGATCGCGGCGGGCCAGCATGCCGACGCGCATGTCACGCGCCATCACGTCATCGACGTGGCAGGCATGTTTGCAGTCAGGGCGGCGAAACTACCCGCCACCTCCGGCGCCTCCGATGCCGACCTGATGAGGGACCTGCGCGCGGGGCTGCACATAACGGCAATGCAGGTGCGTTCGGATGAAGCCTCGATACCTGTTTGTCTCAGGGCCGAAGTCATCTTCTCGGCGTTGGAGCTCTTGTATCGGATTACACCCGCCAAGCGTGGTGAGGCCATGGAGCGTGCACTTGGTATGCTGGACGCCTTTATGCTTTCAACCGCGGGCCTTTCCTTAACGGACGCCGACACGGAACTCATGGTGCACGCGGCCGCTCTTCGTCTGTGCCTTGCACCGGAGACGGATCCTCCGGTTTCGACAACGTCTCCATCGAATAGGAATGCCAGGTGACCGGACAATTCGATCTCTATGGTGTCTTCCTGCCTTGGTTATCCGCGCTCGCGGTGTGTGCATACGGTCTGCTCCGGGTACTCATACCGGTGTTCGGCAGGCTGGGGCTTTATTCAGCGGTGTGGCATCGCTCGCTGTTCAACCTCGCGCTTTATATCACCCTCCTTGGCGTGCTTTCCGCTATTCTCAACTGGTTGCAGACATGACAAATTTTACCATCACCTTGGGCAGAGCCCTGTTGACCTTATCCATGGTATGTTGCGCAGCGGTACTAAGCTGGCACCTGTGGTCTTTCTACATGGAAGCGCCGTGGACACGCGACGCTCATATCCGGGCAGATATCGTTCGTCTGGCACCAGATGTGTCGGGGGCCGTCACGGAGGTTTTGGTATCCGACAACGCTCAAGTCGAAAAAGGGATGCCCCTGTTTCGGATCGAAGCAGACCGTTTCGAACTCTCGCTGCGCCAGGCAGAGGCCCAAGTGCGGAGCAGTAAGGCCGCAGCGGATCTGGCTAAGATCGAATTCGAACGATATCAACTGCTCGCTTCTAAAGAAGCCGCCAGCCTCAAGGAACGGCAGCATGCAGAAAGCCTGCGGTACCAGGCAGACGCCGCTTATCAATCGGCACTCGTCGCCCTTGATCTGGCGAAGCTGAACCTTGACCGGACAACCGTGAAAGCGCCAGTCTCAGGCAAAATCACGAATTTCCCTTTACGTCGGGGCACCTATGTCTCCGTCGGAAATGCGGTCGGCGTGTTAGTAGAAAGTGACGCCATCTACGTTGCGGGGTACTTTGAAGAAACAAAACTCCCGCGGATCCACGTCGGAGATCGCGTGAAGATCGAGATCATGGGAGAACAGCAACCGATTATCGGCCATGTCGCAGGTGTTGCCGCCGGGATTGAGGATCGCGAGCGAAGCGATACTGCAGGTTCGCTCGCTAGCGTTGCTCCAACATTTTCATGGGTCCGTCTGGCCCAGAGGATTCCGGTGCGGATTGAGATCGACCATGTTCCAAAGTCGGTCAACCTGATTGCGGGGAGGACCGCAACAGTCTCTGTTGAACCGAGGGGCAACTGAGGCGTAAAACCATCCCCTGCGTCGGAATGCGTAGATCGAGGTGCGCGCGCGTCCCAGCGTTTTCGTGATCCCGATCTGTCAAGAAGAGACTTGCGGACCCGTCGGCGCCCCATTTATCGTACGTCTCCCTCTCCGCAGGAGGATATAGCGAGGGGCCCCACACATCTCATTGCCTGATTTTTAGCCCGTCCAACCTGAACCCCAATGCCCAGTAGCCTGCAAGGATTCAGAGCCGGGCCGAGCGAACCTTCTGGCGTGCTATGAACATCGGAACAAGCTCTCATTTCCCGGCTGGCTGAGCTCGCCGTTATCGCGGCATCCTTGCCAGTCCCTTAGCGAGGATCGGTCCGGTCGGTCGCCCCGTCGGAGATCCACCCGTCTGCTCAAGTGTGATCTCATAGAGCTGATCATTTCTTGGTGATGGCAAGACCGGACTATCGAGACGTGCGGAGCGCGCACCTTCGATGAGGCCGAGGGAAACTGGCCCCATCTCCCGGGATGGCAGGGTCCAGACCTGGATCGTCTTGTCCCCGGGGATGTTGAAATCGGCCAGCATACGGATCGTCGCCTGCTCGTTGCCGAAATCCTCGACGACCGCCTGCACCTCCCCAGCATCATTGATCAGAACCGCGACGACAAGCGGTTCCACCGTCCGGGTCAGGCTGTAAGCGAGACCAATCGCGAGTAGAAAGGTGGCGGCGATGGCCGAGATCGCAGCCATTCGCCAACCGTTTCTACGGTTGTCATTGGCGTTTGAGATCAGAGGCATAACAGCGGCTTGATCCTGGACCGGCAAGGCCGCTTCGATGCGCTGCCAAAGCTGCTCGGTGACGGTAGCAGGTGCCACGCTCATGTCGAGAGGCAGGAAGCGCTCGCGGCTGGCAGCAATTGCGGCGCGCAGTTCAGCATCGCGTTCCATGGCAACCTCAACCTCGTCAACATCCGCGGCCTCTATCAGGCCCAGGACATATTCATCGGCAATGGCAGGGATATCCTTGCGATCGTAGGTCATGCCATGCACTCCCGGAGAGCTGCAAGGCCACGCCTGATCCAGGATTTGGTCGTACCGAGCGGAATGCGCAGCCTCCCGGCGATCTCGCCATGCGAGTAGCCGCCGATATAGGCCATAAGAATGCCGCTCCGTTTGCTCTCGTCGAGTCCGCCGAGGCAATCATAGAGCCGCGAACTGCGGTCCAGCCTGTGCCACGCCGCCAAGACCTCATCCGCCTGCTCGCTGTCGCGCAGGGCCTCCACTTCCTCGACGGTGTGCTCACGCTTTCCGTCCCGCAGGAGATTAAGTGCCCGGTTGCGGACGATGGCATAGATCCAGCCTCGGGCAGAGCCGCGATCGGCCCTATACTGATGCGCATGGGTCCAGATCCGGATGAAGGCGTCCTGCACCACCTCTTCGGCAAGCTCACGACGCCGGACAATGCGCTCGGCGACCGCGATCAGGCGTCCCGCCTCCCGATCAAAGATCAGGCGCAGAGCGTTGCGATCACCCTTGGCGCAGGCAGCGAGTGCCGTATCGAGATCATCCGGCTTAGAGCCCATCAGCATCAATACCTTCTCCCAACACCGACGAAGAAGACTGTCGGCTTTGAAAGCTATACCCGCCGGATCGACGAATGGATGCAAGTCGAAATTATTTTTTCGCAGGCTGCATCCAAACGGCATGGCTCGCGTGTCTTCAGTTCAGGAAGCGTCGAGAGCCGAGCGCTACACGACTTCCGAACGGTTCAACACGGGAGAAAGACATGAAGATCATTCGTTTCGCACTGATTGCCTCCTCTGCTTCCATCGCAGTGGCATCAACCGCATTCGCTGCCCCCGTCCTCGGCCTGAGCGGCGACAGGACGCTCGTCATCTTTGATACGGAGAAACCGGCGGTGACGAAAAAGATGGACGTGACTGGCGTCGACAAGCTTGTCGGCATCGACTTCCGCCCCGGCAACAAGACGGTGATCGGCGTCACCCCGGATCATCGCATCGTCTCGATCAATCTCGAAACGGGCGCCGCCACCGACGTCGCCAGAATGGACAAGATGCTGACCATGACGCAAGCCCCTGTCGTGGTCGACTTCAACCCGATGGCCGATCGGCTGCGCTTCATGACCGGAACGACCAACCATCGCGTCCACCCGGATACTGGCGCTGTGACGGTTGACGGTGTGCTCGCCTTCGAGGAGGGCGACATGCACAAGGGCGAGACCCCGAACATCGTCGCTGCTGCCTATACCAACTCCGTCGGCAAGCCTGAAAAGACCGCCATGTATAATATCGATGCCACGATCGGCGCGCTGATCCAGCAGACCAAGCCGAATGACGGCACGCTGAAAGCAATCGGCAAGCTCGGCCTTAAAGACAAGCCTGCGGCCTATGCCTTTGATATTCAGGGTATGGCGGACGGCAAGAACGTGGCCTATCTCGCCGCATCCAAGACGCTCTACACGGTCAACCTCGAAACTGGAGCGGCAACCGAAGTCGGCCCGATCACAGGGCTCGACAACGAAGTGCGCGACATCGCCGTTCTGCCGAACATGTAATTCGGCAGACGTTTAACGATGAAAACTGAAAAGGCCGGCGACCTCAAATGTCGCCGGCCTTTCTGATGACGGAATGGTCCCGGACTACATCTTGCGCAGAAAACTTTGTCGATGACATGGATGACGCCGTTGGATTGTTTAATGTCGGCGATCGCCGTGTGCGCAACACCACCCATCTCGTTGGTGAGCGTGATCGTGCCCATGCATTCCCTGGCCTTCAGGATGCATCCGCCGACGATGAAACTTTGCGAATTTCGTCAGACGATATCAAGGCTATTTTTCGCCACGCCCGAATGGCCAGACGACGATGTTTCCCGCGAAGAGCGCCAACCACACCAAGTAAGGCTGCAAAGGCAACCGGATGAGATGGTAGGACCATTGCCATGGCGAAACAGTCGCTGCACCAAGGCTGTCGATGGCACGCTTGATATTGGCCGGGAAGACGCAGATTGCATAGAGCGCCAGGCCAATGCCGGCAGCTTTCCGCAGCCTTGGCACCAGAATTCCGACCGCACCGGCAATCTCGCACAGACCAGTCAGGAAAATAGCGGCCTCCGGCTCAGGAACCCAGGCAGGCGTGATACCGAGGAAGGGTTTGGGCAGGACGATATGAAGAATGCCCGCGAGACCATAGAAGCTGGATAATCCCCACTGGCACCGCCGCTGCCAGACATCAATCCTTGCCGTCACGTGCTATCCTCTGCTCGACATCCCTTTTTATGGCATTGAGGTTC
This window harbors:
- a CDS encoding DUF1656 domain-containing protein, encoding MTGQFDLYGVFLPWLSALAVCAYGLLRVLIPVFGRLGLYSAVWHRSLFNLALYITLLGVLSAILNWLQT
- a CDS encoding efflux RND transporter periplasmic adaptor subunit, producing the protein MTNFTITLGRALLTLSMVCCAAVLSWHLWSFYMEAPWTRDAHIRADIVRLAPDVSGAVTEVLVSDNAQVEKGMPLFRIEADRFELSLRQAEAQVRSSKAAADLAKIEFERYQLLASKEAASLKERQHAESLRYQADAAYQSALVALDLAKLNLDRTTVKAPVSGKITNFPLRRGTYVSVGNAVGVLVESDAIYVAGYFEETKLPRIHVGDRVKIEIMGEQQPIIGHVAGVAAGIEDRERSDTAGSLASVAPTFSWVRLAQRIPVRIEIDHVPKSVNLIAGRTATVSVEPRGN
- a CDS encoding anti-sigma factor: MTYDRKDIPAIADEYVLGLIEAADVDEVEVAMERDAELRAAIAASRERFLPLDMSVAPATVTEQLWQRIEAALPVQDQAAVMPLISNANDNRRNGWRMAAISAIAATFLLAIGLAYSLTRTVEPLVVAVLINDAGEVQAVVEDFGNEQATIRMLADFNIPGDKTIQVWTLPSREMGPVSLGLIEGARSARLDSPVLPSPRNDQLYEITLEQTGGSPTGRPTGPILAKGLARMPR
- a CDS encoding sigma-70 family RNA polymerase sigma factor, which encodes MGSKPDDLDTALAACAKGDRNALRLIFDREAGRLIAVAERIVRRRELAEEVVQDAFIRIWTHAHQYRADRGSARGWIYAIVRNRALNLLRDGKREHTVEEVEALRDSEQADEVLAAWHRLDRSSRLYDCLGGLDESKRSGILMAYIGGYSHGEIAGRLRIPLGTTKSWIRRGLAALRECMA
- a CDS encoding DUF4394 domain-containing protein; translated protein: MKIIRFALIASSASIAVASTAFAAPVLGLSGDRTLVIFDTEKPAVTKKMDVTGVDKLVGIDFRPGNKTVIGVTPDHRIVSINLETGAATDVARMDKMLTMTQAPVVVDFNPMADRLRFMTGTTNHRVHPDTGAVTVDGVLAFEEGDMHKGETPNIVAAAYTNSVGKPEKTAMYNIDATIGALIQQTKPNDGTLKAIGKLGLKDKPAAYAFDIQGMADGKNVAYLAASKTLYTVNLETGAATEVGPITGLDNEVRDIAVLPNM
- a CDS encoding DoxX family protein translates to MTARIDVWQRRCQWGLSSFYGLAGILHIVLPKPFLGITPAWVPEPEAAIFLTGLCEIAGAVGILVPRLRKAAGIGLALYAICVFPANIKRAIDSLGAATVSPWQWSYHLIRLPLQPYLVWLALFAGNIVVWPFGRGEK